One Coccinella septempunctata chromosome X, icCocSept1.1, whole genome shotgun sequence genomic window carries:
- the LOC123322114 gene encoding uncharacterized protein LOC123322114 codes for MERLIESVRENPCLWKVDEEYYKNSEMKEAAWRKVIVECEISDVKEAKSMWKKLRDGHRQALNKKKTTTGQAAGSDKLWKYEKQMSFLVPHSANRQRSTNATSIQASQLAETDESLENTRDAEDDSQSTITNKEIEQTNYNYNSPRNKRKNDKLIEYLEHEQKRRDQKSIARDQLRQELLSMKRKEDTALHQIL; via the exons ATGGAACGTTTAATTGAAAGCGTAAGGGAAAATCCATGTTTATGGAAAGTGGATGAAGAATATTACAAAAATAGTGAAATGAAGGAAGCAGCATGGAGAAAGGTTATAGTGGAATGCGAAATATCAGATG TGAAAGAAGCCAAAAGTATGTGGAAGAAACTGCGAGATGGCCACAGACAGGCTTTAAATAAGAAGAAAACAACCACAGGCCAAGCAGCAGGGAGTGATAAACTTTGGAAATACGAAAAACAGATGAGTTTTCTTGTTCCACATTCAGCAAACAGACAAAGAAGCACCAACGCTACATCTATTCAAGCTTCACAATTGGCAGAGACTGATGAATCACTAGAAAATACACGCGATGCCGAAGACGATTCCCAATCGACCATAACAAATAAGGAAATAGAGCAAACAAACTATAATTACAATAGTCCgcgaaataaaagaaaaaatgataaactgATTGAATATCTGGAACACGAGCAAAAAAGAAGGGATCAAAAGTCGATAGCAAGAGACCAGTTGAGGCAAGAGCTATTAAGTATGAAGCGCAAGGAAGATACAGCACTTCATCAAATTCTTTGA
- the LOC123322116 gene encoding uncharacterized protein LOC123322116 isoform X2 produces MSSVVWNFFKKIDKQNVSCNLCGKNYKSSGNTSNLSAHLKSKHHYAFVQIKTSNSRTRGANKLQSSEDSETIEPHPKRVAQAHPGTAIAGCSFTRGSTMASTTSSTSTISISTEAPADTEECPESGNNDDTTTEENQNRDVWKQATLMDVLERSSSYEGIFQ; encoded by the exons ATGTCTAGTGTTGTATGgaactttttcaaaaaaatagaCAAACAAAATGTCTCCTGCAACCTTTgtggaaaaaattacaaaagtaGTGGAAACACATCGAATTTATCAGCTCACTTGAAGAGCAAACATCACTATGCGTTCGTGCAAATTAAGACCTCAAACTCAAGGACAAGGGGAGCGAATAAATTGCAAAGTTCAGAGGATTCAGAAACTATTGAACCTCATCCAAAACGAGTAGCACAAGCACATCCAGGTACAGCTATAGCAGGCTGTTCATTTACAAGAGGTTCCACTATGGCTAGTACTACCAGTAGTACTAGTACCATCTCTATCTCTACCGAGGCACCTGCTGATACAGAGGAATGTCCTGAATCTGGGAATAATGATGATACTACT ACTGAAGAAAATCAGAATAGAGATGTGTGGAAACAGGCCACACTTATGGATGTATTGGAAAGAAGTTCTAGTTATGAAGGTATTTTTCAATGA
- the LOC123322380 gene encoding uncharacterized protein LOC123322380, with protein MTDSLTRKRGSLKSSLTNFVKHVDSKKDLDKLSETDLIQLEERLDRVKIVFDEFEEVQNHIELAASEEALQKEYEIRATFEDTYYNYRSIAKSLLASKVIVDFNSQISSRNSAVSETGSPTSILSGVKLPVIALPKFQGKYENWLEFRETFESLVHSNESLSSIQKYHYLRASLEGSAALVIKAVEFTSAGYTVAWQVLCDRYNNTRLLVHNHIKLIFGLESITKESSYKLRKLVDDLSKHLRSLEQLEQNTKNWDPLLIFLASSKLDAKTLSEWEKHSLSCDNPTLENLQTFLRNRADLLETLEFKSGSSRYVADENKRKDFRQSSKSLVSNNSTALSCFFCKDSHSIYKCESFLGLSLEKRIEFVKQANLCNICLLNNHSSKKCRSGPCKKCKAWHNTLLHPENEYTAVTKESGSSSNNVNSLASGVDVLNNHTVLLSTAKVIVFDESNQPVSVRALLDSGSQSSFITDSLRQRLGISTSNASLNVLGISGNISKIKEKCVVDLNSRYGKFKASVNCFVLSNITSMTPAWGFDVSSLKIPSDLQLADPEFNKPAPIDMLIGAELFWEIIKPNKISCGRNKPVLQDTVFGWIVSGRVSNDNNVRNTSCHLSTNQELCRILSKFWETEECSVVKPWSREEIECETIFEQTTRRDSSGRFIVTLPLKQHPSCLGESRSQAQKLFHSTERKLSKNESLKILYTNFLSEYIDLNHMSLAEEQINDDVCEYFMPHHGILRENSKTTRLRVVFNASFPTSNGISLNNIQYIGPILQEDLLSIILRFRQHKYVISADCAKMYRQVLIEPSQRNLQKILWRDSPDQPLKSYTLNTVTYGQACASYLAIRCLFELAKVCQDSQPYIAEIIRRDFYVDDLLTGADTIEHAQSICAEVSSVLLSGCFELRKWYSNEPEVLANIDSKDSPCGIIEFGPGENAKTLGLTWSCHNDELLYTLENLDVGSRCTKRLILSVNAKIFDPLGLVSPSIIITKILMQSLWLEKLGWDDALPRHLADRWFRFLNDLPNLEKISISRRVVCDNPQRIELHGYCDASERAFGACLYVRSIDVEGKIHVHLLTAKSKVAPIKTISVPCLELCGALVLSRLADKVKKSMTLKFDECFLWSDSQIVLAWISASPSSLKVFVANRVAEIQGLTANCEWRYVPTRDNPADLVSRGLYPSELLESQLWWRGPTWLCLEKGNWPNHTYAVVNLPELRQQTCVAIKECQETLFPFERFSSYTHLLRTVAYMLRFAKNCRTFQTERVFGCLSKQELNRARTILLKISQIQSFPREVSDLSQHRKINGKSKLLSLTPFSDSAGLIRVGGRLEYSDLSFNKKHPIVLDCAHHLTKLLFSYEHLRNQHVGPHSLLAFIREEFWPIGGRNMARSIVRKCIRCARHRGETVQPLMGNLPRERIVPSPPFSCVGVDYAGPFIIRHGLSRGRGGKLDYLSALLQRLCISN; from the coding sequence ATGACCGATTCGTTAACTAGAAAGCGAGGGTCGCTAAAGAGCTCCCTAACAAATTTTGTTAAACACGTAGATAGTAAGAAAGACCTAGATAAACTGAGTGAAACCGACCTGATCCAGCTAGAAGAAAGATTAGATCGCGTGAAAATAGTATTTGATGAGTTCGAGGAGGTGCAAAACCATATAGAATTGGCAGCCTCCGAAGAAGCTCTCCAGAAGGAATATGAAATTAGGGCCACCTTCGAAGACACTTATTATAATTACCGGTCTATTGCCAAGTCCCTGTTAGCAAGTAAAGTAATTGTGGACTTCAACAGTCAAATCTCTTCAAGAAATTCCGCAGTGTCAGAGACAGGTAGTCCTACCAGTATTTTAAGTGGAGTTAAATTGCCAGTTATTGCCCTTCCCAAGTTCCagggaaaatatgaaaattggtTAGAGTTCAGAGAAACTTTCGAGTCTTTAGTTCATAGCAATGAGTCTCTGAGTTCGATTCAGAAGTATCATTACCTTAGAGCCTCCCTAGAGGGAAGTGCAGCCCTTGTAATCAAAGCAGTTGAATTCACAAGTGCAGGTTACACAGTAGCTTGGCAAGTTTTATGCGATAGATATAATAATACTAGACTATTAGTTCATAATCATATCAAATTAATCTTCGGTTTAGAGTCTATAACAAAGGAAAGTTCTTACAAGTTGCGTAAATTAGTCGATGATCTGTCCAAGCATTTGCGCTCACTAGAACAATTGGAACAGAACACAAAAAATTGGGACCCATTATTGATTTTTCTAGCATCAAGCAAGTTAGATGCTAAAACACTTAGTGAATGGGAAAAGCATTCCTTATCGTGTGATAACCCGACGTTAGAAAACTTACAAACCTTTTTGCGCAACCGTGCAGATTTATTAGAAACCCTTGAATTTAAAAGCGGTTCCAGTAGGTACGTGGCAGATGAAAACAAAAGGAAAGATTTCCGACAAAGTTCCAAATCCCTAGTTTCCAATAATTCTACGGCTTTGTCATGTTTCTTCTGCAAAGATTCTCACTCGATTTATAAATGTGAATCATTTTTAGGTTTGTCATTGGAAAAAAGAATAGAGTTTGTTAAACAGGCCAATCTCTGTAATATTTGTCTACTGAATAACCATTCGAGCAAAAAATGTAGGTCCGGTCCTTGTAAAAAATGCAAAGCTTGGCATAACACTCTTTTACATCCTGAAAATGAATACACAGCGGTTACCAAAGAAAGCGGCTCAAGTTCGAATAACGTAAACTCTTTAGCCAGTGGCGTAGACGTCCTCAATAATCACACAGTGTTATTGTCTACAGCAAAGGTTATAGTTTTTGACGAGTCCAATCAACCCGTTTCGGTACGTGCACTGTTAGACTCTGGATCGCAATCAAGTTTCATCACGGATAGTTTGCGTCAGCGTTTGGGTATATCAACAAGCAACGCAAGCTTAAACGTTCTAGGTATCTCaggcaatatttcaaaaatcaaagagaaatgCGTAGTAGATCTAAACTCTCGGTATGGTAAGTTTAAAGCGAGTGTTAACTGTTTCGTTCTTTCTAATATCACCAGTATGACTCCAGCGTGGGGGTTTGATGTTAGTTCGTTAAAAATTCCTAGTGATCTGCAACTGGCGGATCCCGAATTCAATAAGCCCGCTCCCATCGATATGCTTATCGGAGCAGAGTTGTTCTGGGAAATCATCAAGCCTAATAAAATTTCGTGCGGTAGGAACAAGCCAGTATTACAGGACACGGTATTTGGTTGGATCGTCTCCGGTCGCGTTAGTAATGATAACAACGTTCGCAACACTTCATGTCACTTGAGCACAAATCAAGAGTTATGTAGAATACTGTCGAAGTTTTGGGAAACCGAAGAGTGCTCCGTTGTCAAGCCTTGGTCACGCGAAGAAATTGAATGCGAAACAATCTTTGAACAAACCACTCGTAGAGACTCTTCTGGGCGTTTCATAGTCACTCTTCCTCTAAAGCAACATCCTAGCTGTTTAGGCGAATCACGTAGTCAAGCACAGAAGTTGTTCCATAGTACCGAACGAAAACTAAGCAAAAACGAATCGCTTAAAATTCTCTATACAAATTTCCTCTCAGAGTACATAGACCTCAATCATATGAGTTTAGCTGAAGAGCAGATAAACGATGATGTATGCGAATATTTCATGCCGCATCACGGAATTTTACGGGAAAACAGCAAGACTACACGTTTAAGAGTAGTTTTCAATGCGTCATTTCCTACCAGTAACGGAATCTCTCTTAACAATATCCAGTATATCGGTCCAATTTTGCAAGAAGACTTGTTGTCAATCATCTTGAGATTTAGACAGCACAAGTACGTTATTTCAGCAGATTGCGCTAAGATGTACCGACAAGTGCTCATCGAACCTAGTCAGCGAaaccttcaaaaaatattatggCGTGATAGTCCCGACCAGCCGCTGAAATCATATACGCTAAACACGGTAACCTATGGTCAGGCATGTGCGAGTTACTTAGCAATTCGTTGCCTTTTCGAACTAGCAAAAGTGTGTCAAGACAGCCAGCCATACATTGCGGAAATCATTCGCCGAGATTTCTATGTAGACGATTTGCTTACAGGCGCTGATACTATTGAGCATGCGCAGAGCATTTGCGCTGAAGTTTCATCTGTTTTACTAAGCGGGTGCTTTGAATTAAGAAAGTGGTATTCCAATGAACCAGAAGTTCTAGCTAATATAGATAGCAAGGATTCTCCTTGCGGGATCATAGAGTTCGGTCCTGGGGAAAACGCGAAAACGTTAGGATTAACCTGGTCGTGTCACAATGATGAGCTATTGTACACGTTAGAGAATCTCGATGTCGGAAGTAGATGCACCAAGAGGCTCATTTTATCCGTAAATGCTAAAATATTCGACCCCTTGGGATTAGTCAGTCCGTCAATCATCATCACCAAAATTCTGATGCAAAGTTTATGGCTCGAGAAGTTAGGATGGGATGATGCGTTGCCCAGACATCTAGCCGATAGATGGTTCAGATTTTTAAACGATCTGCCGAATTTagagaaaatttcaatatcacgACGAGTAGTTTGCGACAACCCTCAACGTATCGAGTTGCATGGATATTGCGATGCAAGCGAGCGTGCGTTCGGTGCATGCTTGTACGTAAGAAGCATCGACGTCGAGGGTAAGATACATGTCCATTTGTTGACTGCTAAAAGCAAGGTGGCACCTATTAAAACAATAAGTGTGCCATGTTTAGAGTTATGCGGCGCACTAGTTCTTTCTCGATTAGcggacaaagttaaaaaatcaATGACACTCAAGTTTGACGAATGTTTTTTATGGAGCGACTCACAAATCGTTCTTGCTTGGATAAGCGCGAGTCCCAGTTCGTTGAAAGTTTTCGTCGCCAATAGAGTTGCAGAAATTCAGGGTTTAACTGCTAATTGCGAGTGGCGTTATGTACCTACGCGCGACAATCCCGCAGACTTAGTATCGAGAGGGCTCTATCCAAGCGAGTTGTTGGAATCACAACTTTGGTGGCGCGGACCGACCTGGTTGTGCCTAGAAAAAGGCAATTGGCCGAATCATACTTATGCAGTTGTCAACTTGCCGGAGCTAAGGCAGCAAACATGCGTCGCTATTAAAGAGTGTCAGGAAACCTTATTTCCTTTCGAGAGATTTTCAAGTTATACCCATTTGCTGAGAACGGTTGCTTACATGTTGCGATTTGCCAAAAACTGTAGAACGTTTCAGACTGAGCGAGTTTTCGGATGTTTGTCTAAACAAGAGCTGAATCGCGCTCGcacaattttattgaaaatatcacAAATTCAATCCTTTCCCAGAGAAGTGTCTGATCTATCCCAACATCGAAAAATAAATGGCAAGAGCAAATTGTTAAGTTTGACTCCGTTTTCCGATTCTGCTGGCCTTATACGCGTCGGCGGCCGCTTAGAATATTCCGATTTGAGTTTCAACAAAAAGCATCCTATAGTTTTGGATTGCGCACATCATTTAACCAAACTGTTGTTTTCTTATGAGCATCTTCGCAACCAACACGTGGGTCCTCATAGCTTGCTAGCCTTTATAAGGGAAGAGTTTTGGCCTATCGGCGGTAGAAATATGGCGCGCTCAATCGTGAGGAAATGCATACGGTGCGCAAGACACAGAGGAGAAACAGTTCAGCCCTTGATGGGAAATTTACCGCGAGAAAGAATCGTTCCATCTCCTCCATTTAGCTGCGTCGGTGTCGACTACGCAGGTCCCTTCATTATACGTCATGGTTTAAGTAGAGGTCGCGGCGGCAAATTGGATTATTTATCTGCTTTGCTACAAAGGCTGTGCATCTCGAATTAA
- the LOC123322381 gene encoding zinc finger BED domain-containing protein 4-like gives MSAKQTIQVWLHFSKPNGEKRVKCLYCGQQLSVLNNSTGPLIRHLSRKHPTQQLIRRSSPQITTERREISASSSSTSATETVPAAASLPLANRNISQAVGTTTRPVYEYFTRPLPSSKQREIDRQLISMITKEYHPFSLVEDEEFKKLVKLLSPSYNLPTRQTVSHALIPTIYKETVDIVESRLARASAICLTMDGWCSRNNDSFFNITAHYIVEDNDRTFLSSDLLGCDSYTDRHTGENICEKINQTLSRLKIDNRIAAIVTDNASNMKLGVRTGGWCHWGCFAHSLNLRTQSGLKEKEVQVVVDKIKAIVRYFHKSSHVLVKIKEMQERLGLPIWKLKNDVPTRWNYTYDMIRRVLSMKNALISTVAMMNCCNVEMLSNEEWAIAEQSMDILSMFDMVTKTISAQKSVTLSSLIIYYTKLSRHQSSTNSSNLLLPVENLRHKLSMELLKRFGDIEDNELVSQATILDPRFKKFGFNDLSRYNKTVQSMYHKVANIKCDDITTSDLQEKSADVEKNPKTDKYSAL, from the coding sequence ATGTCTGCGAAACAAACAATTCAGGTGTGGCTTCATTTCTCCAAACCGAATGGAGAAAAAAGAGTGAAGTGTTTGTATTGTGGTCAGCAGTTATCGGTGTTGAATAATTCTACAGGCCCTTTGATCCGACATTTATCGAGGAAGCATCCTACCCAACAATTGATAAGGCGGTCGTCACCGCAGATTACGACAGAAAGAAGGGAAATAAGTGCTTCCAGTTCCTCCACATCCGCAACTGAAACGGTTCCTGCAGCAGCATCATTACCACTAGCAAACCGAAATATTTCGCAAGCAGTTGGCACTACAACGCGCCCTGTTTATGAATATTTCACTAGACCTCTGCCTAGCTCAAAACAAAGGGAAATAGATAGACAATTAATATCTATGATTACTAAAGAATATCATCCTTTTAGTTTGGTGGAggatgaagaattcaaaaaactaGTGAAATTATTGAGTCCTAGTTATAATTTACCGACTAGGCAAACTGTGTCGCATGCTCTAATACCAACAATCTATAAAGAGACTGTCGACATTGTGGAGTCGCGGCTAGCGAGAGCTTCGGCTATATGCCTAACTATGGATGGGTGGTGTTCAAGGAATAATgacagttttttcaatattactgCCCATTATATTGTTGAAGATAATGATAGGACATTTTTATCCTCCGATTTGTTGGGGTGTGATTCATACACAGACAGACATACGGgggaaaatatctgtgaaaaaatcaatcagactctgtccagattgaaaattgataaCAGAATTGCAGCCATCGTCACAGATAATGCCTCCAATATGAAGCTGGGAGTGAGAACAGGTGGTTGGTGTCATTGGGGTTGCTTTGCACATTCCCTCAACCTGAGAACCCAATCTGGTTTGAAGGAAAAAGAGGTGCAGGTTGTGGTGGACAAAATCAAAGCCATTGTTCGATATTTCCACAAAAGTAGTCATGTTTtggtaaaaattaaagaaatgcAGGAACGGTTGGGGCTTCCAATTTGGAAGCTGAAAAATGATGTACCAACAAGATGGAATTACACCTATGACATGATTAGACGTGTGTTATCCATGAAGAATGCATTGATATCTACGGTTGCAATGATGAATTGTTGCAATGTTGAGATGTTGAGCAATGAAGAATGGGCCATCGCCGAACAATCAATGGATATCCTTTCAATGTTCGACATGGTTACGAAAACCATCAGTGCACAAAAAAGTGTAACCTTGTCTTCACTTATAATTTATTATACGAAGCTGTCTAGACATCAAAGTTCAACGAATTCCTCAAATTTATTGCTCCCGGTGGAAAATTTGAGGCATAAATTATCAATGGAGCTATTGAAGAGATTTGGTGACATCGAAGATAATGAATTGGTGTCACAAGCTACAATCTTGGACCCCCGATTCAAGAAGTTCGGTTTCAACGACCTATCGAGATACAATAAAACCGTTCAAAGTATGTACCACAAGGTGGCTAATATAAAATGTGATGATATCACAACATCTGATTTACAAGAAAAATCAGCTGATGTCGAGAAGAATCCGAAAACGGATAAATATAGTGCTTTATAG
- the LOC123322382 gene encoding uncharacterized protein LOC123322382 has translation MLRLREEKKEQFNDKKNNKWQLWAGIAEELVRNQFMLGANGSERCRQKFANLTKSYLKFIRNQKTTRAAFIEHPPFFEEVHSILGEKHKTQPKHLVDSLEDEPMPEAPMPVQETPIMDEGASCSYNTRTEPSITDRFKNLRDTPTSRTNKGDPVLQELRSHQVEPRRQFDVLAAHLKKTEEQREKLLNIMEQFFTRKRKRQEDSDGE, from the exons ATGTTGAGATTGAGAGAAGAGAAGAAGGAGCAAtttaatgataaaaaaaataacaaatggcAGTTATGGGCTGGGATAGCTGAAGAGCTAGTGAGGAACCAATTCATGTTGGGGGCGAATGGCAGTGAGAGATGCCGCCAAAAATTCGCCAATTTGACCAAGTCATACTTGAAATTCATACGAAACCAGAAGACAACAAGGGCAGCCTTCATAGAGCATCCTCCATTTTTTGAGGAAGTCCACTCAATTTTAG GTGAGAAGCATAAAACTCAACCCAAACATTTAGTGGACAGCTTGGAGGATGAGCCCATGCCTGAGGCCCCTATGCCCGTGCAAGAAACGCCAATAATGGACGAGGGCGCTTCTTGCAGCTACAACACTAGAACTGAACCGTCCATCACCGACCGGTTCAAAAACCTGAGGGATACTCCTACCTCCAGAACTAACAAAGGGGATCCGGTTCTACAGGAGTTGAGGAGCCACCAGGTGGAACCGAGAAGACAATTTGACGTTCTAGCtgctcatttaaaaaaaacagagGAGCAGAGGGAGAAGCTCCTCAATATTATGGAGCAGTTTTTTACAAGAAAGAGGAAGAGGCAGGAAGATTCTGATGGAGAATAA
- the LOC123322116 gene encoding uncharacterized protein LOC123322116 isoform X1, translating to MSSVVWNFFKKIDKQNVSCNLCGKNYKSSGNTSNLSAHLKSKHHYAFVQIKTSNSRTRGANKLQSSEDSETIEPHPKRVAQAHPGTAIAGCSFTRGSTMASTTSSTSTISISTEAPADTEECPESGNNDDTTVSRGDWGNPGRRGNTGHRDSPTPIGIFHRFVFNGQAHREI from the coding sequence ATGTCTAGTGTTGTATGgaactttttcaaaaaaatagaCAAACAAAATGTCTCCTGCAACCTTTgtggaaaaaattacaaaagtaGTGGAAACACATCGAATTTATCAGCTCACTTGAAGAGCAAACATCACTATGCGTTCGTGCAAATTAAGACCTCAAACTCAAGGACAAGGGGAGCGAATAAATTGCAAAGTTCAGAGGATTCAGAAACTATTGAACCTCATCCAAAACGAGTAGCACAAGCACATCCAGGTACAGCTATAGCAGGCTGTTCATTTACAAGAGGTTCCACTATGGCTAGTACTACCAGTAGTACTAGTACCATCTCTATCTCTACCGAGGCACCTGCTGATACAGAGGAATGTCCTGAATCTGGGAATAATGATGATACTACTGtgagtaggggagactgggggaATCCCGGCCGTCGGGGTAATACCGGCCATCGAGATTCCCCTACCCCAATAGGAATTTTCCATAGATTTGTATTCAACGGCCAAGCACATCGAGAAATCTAA